From a region of the Dyella jiangningensis genome:
- a CDS encoding LysR family transcriptional regulator, whose product MFDFRQLRYFVTVAEELSFTRAAQRLYISQPPLSQQIQALESDLGVRLLERNKRNVSLTEPGKLFLEQARQILDKAEEARAQMADAATGFSGKLRLAYTVSVTFHPALPQTLLRYRSFAPQVRLILSEMYTEQQYAALLAGELDVGFVRDEPEHTGMARHLRLDVIDREPLLLALPSNHPLAGRESIWLREAAMEAFVVQPRELAATLYDRLAQIAAKANFHPQIRQHAQQINGLLVLVAAGMGLALVPASMRSVSLPGVSYLRLEDPDAYMLLALASRVDDPSPVVRRFLSAMMEPQ is encoded by the coding sequence ATGTTCGACTTCCGTCAGCTTCGTTACTTTGTAACGGTTGCAGAGGAACTGAGCTTCACCCGGGCAGCCCAGCGACTGTACATTTCCCAACCCCCTCTTTCGCAGCAGATACAAGCACTTGAGAGTGATCTCGGGGTTCGTTTGCTGGAGCGAAACAAACGCAACGTGTCCCTGACTGAACCCGGCAAGCTGTTCCTGGAACAGGCTCGCCAGATCCTGGACAAGGCCGAGGAGGCCCGGGCCCAGATGGCGGACGCCGCCACCGGCTTCAGTGGCAAGCTGCGCCTGGCCTACACCGTCTCGGTGACGTTCCACCCCGCCCTCCCCCAGACCCTCCTGCGCTATCGCAGCTTCGCGCCACAGGTGCGCCTGATCCTCAGCGAGATGTACACCGAACAGCAATACGCAGCGCTCCTGGCGGGCGAGCTGGACGTGGGCTTCGTGCGCGACGAGCCCGAACACACGGGCATGGCTCGCCACCTGCGGCTGGATGTGATCGACCGCGAACCTTTGCTGCTGGCCCTGCCCTCGAATCATCCCCTGGCCGGCCGAGAGAGCATCTGGCTACGGGAAGCCGCCATGGAGGCGTTCGTGGTCCAGCCCCGTGAACTGGCGGCGACCTTGTATGACCGCCTGGCGCAGATCGCCGCCAAGGCCAACTTCCACCCCCAGATCCGCCAGCACGCCCAACAAATCAATGGCCTGCTGGTGCTGGTGGCCGCCGGCATGGGCCTCGCCCTGGTGCCGGCGTCCATGCGGTCCGTCAGCCTGCCAGGCGTCAGCTACCTGCGACTGGAAGACCCCGATGCCTATATGCTGCTGGCCTTGGCAAGCCGGGTCGACGACCCCTCTCCGGTCGTCCGCCGCTTCCTGAGCGCGATGATGGAGCCCCAATGA
- the ykgO gene encoding type B 50S ribosomal protein L36 — protein sequence MKVLSSLKSAKARHRDCKVVRRRGKVFVICKSNPRFKARQR from the coding sequence GTGAAGGTGCTTTCCTCTTTGAAGTCCGCCAAGGCGCGGCACCGTGACTGCAAGGTTGTGCGTCGTCGCGGCAAGGTGTTCGTGATCTGCAAGAGCAACCCGCGTTTCAAGGCTCGTCAGCGCTAA
- the greA gene encoding transcription elongation factor GreA, whose translation MSRAPITKTGSERLRGELEKLKSSDRPRIIAAIAEARAHGDLKENAEYHAAREQQSFIEGRIAELEAALSTAEVIDVSRLAAGTRVVFGATVDLEDEESGEAVTYQIVGDLEADIKQRLIAVSSPIARALIGKSEGDSFEFKAPNGIKRYEITGVRYAG comes from the coding sequence ATGAGTCGAGCTCCCATCACCAAGACGGGTTCAGAGCGTCTTCGCGGCGAGCTGGAAAAACTGAAGTCCTCCGATCGGCCGCGCATCATCGCGGCCATCGCGGAAGCGCGTGCGCACGGCGATCTCAAGGAGAACGCCGAGTACCACGCCGCGCGTGAGCAGCAGAGCTTCATCGAAGGCCGCATCGCCGAGCTGGAAGCGGCGCTGTCCACCGCGGAAGTCATCGACGTCAGCCGCCTGGCGGCCGGTACCCGCGTGGTGTTCGGTGCCACCGTCGACCTGGAAGACGAGGAAAGCGGCGAAGCCGTGACCTACCAGATCGTGGGTGACCTCGAAGCCGACATCAAGCAGCGCTTGATTGCGGTTTCCTCGCCGATCGCTCGTGCCCTGATCGGCAAGAGCGAAGGCGACAGCTTCGAGTTCAAGGCACCCAACGGCATCAAGCGCTACGAAATCACCGGCGTTCGCTACGCCGGGTAA
- the carA gene encoding glutamine-hydrolyzing carbamoyl-phosphate synthase small subunit, with translation MPIPALLALEDGSVFHGYAVGATGETVGEVVFNTAMTGYQEILTDPSYAKQIVTLTYPHIGNTGVNVEDEESDTVHAAGLIVRDVPRRASNWRSTESLPDYLKRHNIVAIAGIDTRRLTRILRDKGALNGCIVAGETVDEAAALAKARAFPGLNGMDLAKVVSVGESYQWNEGVYDLDQTQFNQPSKRFKVVAYDYGVKYNILRLLAEQGCDITVVPAQTPAADVLAMKPDGVFLSNGPGDPAACDYAVEATRQFLDAKIPLFGICLGHQIMGLAVGAKTLKMKTGHHGANHPVKDLDDGRVVITSQNHGFAVDPASLPANARVTHTSLFDGTLQGFELTDSPAFCFQGHPEACPGPHDIGYLFDRFAALMEEARKNG, from the coding sequence ATGCCTATCCCTGCTCTGCTTGCCCTCGAAGACGGCAGCGTGTTCCACGGCTACGCCGTCGGCGCGACTGGTGAAACCGTCGGCGAGGTGGTTTTCAACACCGCCATGACCGGCTACCAGGAGATCCTCACCGATCCCTCGTACGCCAAACAGATCGTCACCCTTACTTATCCGCACATCGGCAACACCGGCGTGAACGTCGAGGACGAAGAGTCCGACACCGTGCATGCCGCCGGCCTGATTGTGCGTGACGTGCCGCGTCGAGCCAGCAACTGGCGCAGCACCGAAAGCCTGCCCGACTACCTCAAGCGCCATAACATCGTGGCCATCGCTGGCATCGACACGCGTCGCCTGACCCGCATCCTGCGCGACAAGGGCGCGCTCAACGGCTGCATCGTGGCCGGCGAGACGGTGGACGAGGCGGCCGCACTGGCCAAGGCACGCGCCTTCCCCGGTCTGAACGGCATGGACCTGGCCAAGGTGGTCAGCGTCGGCGAGTCGTACCAGTGGAACGAGGGCGTCTACGACCTCGACCAGACCCAATTCAATCAGCCGTCCAAACGCTTCAAGGTCGTGGCCTACGACTACGGCGTGAAGTACAACATCCTGCGCCTGCTGGCCGAGCAGGGCTGCGACATCACCGTCGTGCCCGCGCAGACGCCGGCCGCCGACGTGCTGGCGATGAAGCCCGACGGCGTGTTCCTCTCCAACGGCCCTGGCGATCCGGCGGCCTGCGATTACGCCGTGGAAGCCACGCGCCAGTTCCTGGACGCGAAGATCCCGCTGTTCGGTATCTGCCTCGGCCACCAGATCATGGGCCTCGCCGTCGGCGCGAAGACGCTGAAGATGAAGACCGGCCACCACGGCGCGAACCATCCGGTGAAGGACCTGGACGACGGCCGCGTGGTGATCACGTCGCAGAACCACGGCTTTGCGGTCGACCCGGCCTCGCTGCCGGCTAACGCGCGCGTCACGCATACCTCGCTGTTCGACGGCACGCTGCAGGGCTTCGAGCTCACCGACAGCCCGGCGTTCTGCTTCCAGGGTCACCCGGAAGCCTGCCCCGGTCCGCACGACATCGGTTACCTGTTTGATCGTTTCGCCGCCCTGATGGAGGAGGCCCGCAAGAATGGCTAA
- a CDS encoding 2OG-Fe(II) oxygenase: MNTAALLDPSRLDRPDTDVRLEPFPFMIAHGQLPDEARGELERDFPRYASAGFFPYDPSDCGPSVNALVDRLSSPEFASAIGRRLGIPNLGDYPTLITLCRSLNKRHGTIHTDSKSKVATALLYLNNLWPDTSDGCLRFLGSIDNIDNMVAPELKPLYGEFAVFKRCENSFHGHLPFEGERRVIQVAWLTSEEEKLRKTKRGKFSRAFKKLFGSLDRKLGAGRDRNAAHKD; encoded by the coding sequence ATGAACACAGCCGCTCTGCTCGATCCTTCCCGACTCGACCGACCGGATACGGACGTACGGCTGGAGCCCTTCCCCTTCATGATCGCCCACGGCCAGCTGCCGGACGAGGCACGCGGTGAGCTGGAGCGCGATTTTCCGCGCTATGCGAGCGCGGGGTTCTTCCCCTACGACCCCAGCGATTGCGGCCCGTCGGTCAACGCCCTGGTCGATCGCCTGAGCTCGCCGGAGTTCGCCAGCGCCATCGGCAGACGCCTGGGCATCCCGAACCTGGGCGACTACCCGACGCTGATCACCTTGTGTCGCTCGCTCAACAAGCGCCACGGCACCATCCACACCGACAGCAAGTCCAAGGTCGCCACCGCCCTGCTCTATCTCAACAACCTGTGGCCGGACACCAGCGACGGCTGCCTGCGTTTCCTCGGCAGCATCGACAACATCGACAACATGGTCGCACCGGAGCTCAAGCCGCTGTACGGCGAGTTCGCCGTGTTCAAGCGCTGCGAGAACTCCTTCCACGGCCACCTGCCGTTCGAGGGCGAACGACGGGTGATCCAGGTGGCGTGGCTCACCAGCGAAGAGGAAAAGCTGCGCAAGACCAAGCGCGGCAAATTCTCCCGTGCCTTCAAGAAGCTGTTCGGATCGCTCGACCGCAAGCTTGGCGCGGGTCGCGACCGGAATGCGGCGCACAAGGACTGA
- a CDS encoding sodium:calcium antiporter: MLTALLFLLSAGAIYLACEYFVNGVEWFGQKLNLGATATGTILAAFGTALPESAVTFVAVILGRTPEQRDIGVGAALGGPLVLATIAYAVVGVALWMNRRRLRRNDNMVRVEHGRLSRDQAWFLAIFVVKCSLGLIAFAFKPWLGVLFLAAYGLYVWRELKSDDTAPEEEVLEPLKLQPKAANPSLWWISAQTVLALLVIAIASHTFVKQIEAIGVALQLSPHLVALVLSPVATELPETMNALIWVRQGKERLALANISGAMMIQATIPSSLALFATPWLFDAPLMVAGVLTGVAIVYLWWLFRRGRVDARWLVPVGLLYGVFAGYIAWHFGSQA, from the coding sequence ATGCTCACCGCATTGTTGTTCCTGCTTTCGGCTGGTGCGATCTATCTCGCCTGCGAGTATTTCGTGAACGGCGTGGAGTGGTTCGGCCAGAAACTCAACCTGGGCGCTACCGCCACCGGCACGATCCTCGCGGCGTTCGGCACGGCCTTGCCGGAAAGCGCGGTCACCTTCGTGGCCGTGATCCTGGGCCGTACGCCCGAACAGCGGGATATCGGCGTGGGCGCCGCCTTGGGTGGCCCCTTGGTGCTCGCCACCATCGCCTATGCCGTGGTCGGCGTGGCGTTGTGGATGAATCGTCGGCGCTTGCGGCGCAACGACAACATGGTGCGCGTGGAGCATGGGCGCTTGTCGCGCGACCAGGCATGGTTCCTGGCCATCTTCGTGGTGAAGTGCTCGCTCGGCCTGATCGCGTTTGCGTTCAAGCCATGGCTGGGCGTGCTGTTCCTGGCGGCGTACGGTCTCTACGTCTGGCGCGAGCTGAAGAGCGACGACACCGCACCCGAAGAAGAAGTGCTCGAACCGCTGAAGCTGCAACCGAAGGCGGCAAATCCATCGCTGTGGTGGATATCCGCCCAGACCGTGCTGGCCCTGCTGGTGATCGCCATTGCCTCGCATACCTTCGTCAAGCAGATCGAGGCGATCGGTGTGGCGCTGCAGCTGTCGCCACATCTGGTCGCGCTGGTGCTGAGCCCGGTCGCCACCGAATTGCCGGAAACCATGAATGCGCTGATCTGGGTGCGCCAGGGCAAGGAACGGCTCGCCCTGGCCAACATTTCCGGCGCCATGATGATACAGGCGACCATTCCCAGTTCACTTGCGCTGTTCGCCACGCCTTGGCTGTTCGATGCGCCGCTGATGGTGGCAGGCGTGCTCACCGGCGTGGCCATCGTGTACCTGTGGTGGCTGTTCCGCCGCGGACGCGTCGATGCGCGCTGGCTGGTGCCGGTGGGGCTGCTCTATGGCGTATTCGCCGGCTACATCGCCTGGCATTTTGGCAGCCAGGCCTGA
- the dapB gene encoding 4-hydroxy-tetrahydrodipicolinate reductase — translation MSHPVRLAINGATGRMGQVLVQLVKGDKRFVLVAAMVSANSALLGQPVFPGDDAPTYTNSWPGAGALDVVIDFSGPAGLAAALTYCESHGVALVTGTTGLDPTFGQRLAVSSQRMALLRSANFSLGVAVLTRLLREAAATLPSWDLDIIEAHHNRKEDAPSGTALALGEAAAEARGTSLSESGVYSREGRTGPRALGTIGFAVVRGGDVVGEHEAWLMGKGERIELTHRATDRSIFARGALEAAHWLSGRPPGEYDIDTMLTERASR, via the coding sequence ATGAGCCATCCCGTTCGTCTAGCCATCAATGGCGCCACCGGCCGCATGGGCCAGGTGCTGGTGCAGCTGGTCAAGGGCGACAAGCGTTTCGTGCTGGTGGCCGCCATGGTCTCGGCGAATTCCGCCCTGCTAGGGCAGCCGGTGTTTCCCGGTGACGATGCGCCGACCTATACCAACAGCTGGCCGGGCGCGGGTGCCCTCGACGTCGTGATCGACTTCAGCGGCCCCGCGGGACTTGCCGCGGCACTGACCTATTGCGAGTCGCACGGCGTGGCGCTGGTCACCGGCACCACCGGGCTCGATCCCACCTTTGGCCAGCGTCTGGCCGTCTCTTCGCAACGCATGGCGTTGCTGCGCTCGGCGAACTTCAGCCTCGGCGTGGCCGTGCTCACGCGTCTGTTGCGCGAGGCCGCGGCGACCTTGCCGAGCTGGGATCTGGACATCATCGAGGCGCATCACAACCGCAAGGAAGACGCACCCTCCGGTACCGCACTAGCCCTGGGTGAGGCCGCAGCGGAGGCGCGTGGCACCTCGCTTTCCGAAAGCGGCGTGTATTCGCGTGAAGGACGCACCGGCCCGCGTGCGCTCGGCACGATCGGCTTCGCGGTCGTGCGCGGCGGCGACGTCGTGGGCGAGCACGAGGCATGGCTGATGGGGAAGGGCGAACGCATCGAGCTTACGCATCGCGCCACCGACCGCTCCATTTTTGCGCGTGGCGCCCTGGAAGCCGCGCACTGGCTCAGCGGCCGCCCACCGGGCGAGTACGACATCGACACCATGCTGACCGAGCGTGCCTCGCGCTGA
- the dnaJ gene encoding molecular chaperone DnaJ, with the protein MSKRDYYEVLGVERTVTEVELKKSFRRLAMKYHPDRCPDDPHAQEKFKEAKEAYEVLSDAQKRAMYDQHGHAAFEHGMGGRGGAGFGDMGDIFGDIFGDIFGMGGGGRGRQRRGSDLRYIMDLDLEEAVFGVEKKIEIPTQVNCQHCNGTGSDDGKTVTCKTCAGHGRVRMQNGIFSIQQACPHCGGSGQTIEKPCKECDGEGLLQETRTLSVNIPAGVDNGDRIRLTGQGEAGPGGAEAGDLYVEVRVREHAIFQREGNDLHCELPIRFSQAALGAELQVPTLEGEVPISIPPETQTGQMFRLRGRGVKSVRSNRTGDLICRIVVETPVRLTKQQRDLFEQLEATFAGGEADKHTPRAKTWVDGVKQFWSRVTS; encoded by the coding sequence ATGAGCAAGCGTGATTACTACGAAGTCCTGGGTGTCGAGCGCACCGTCACCGAAGTCGAGCTGAAGAAGTCCTTCCGCCGGCTGGCGATGAAGTACCACCCGGACCGTTGCCCGGACGATCCGCATGCGCAGGAAAAGTTCAAGGAGGCCAAGGAGGCCTACGAAGTGCTGTCCGACGCGCAGAAGCGCGCGATGTACGACCAGCACGGCCATGCCGCGTTCGAGCACGGCATGGGCGGTCGCGGTGGCGCCGGTTTCGGCGACATGGGCGACATCTTCGGTGACATCTTCGGCGACATCTTCGGCATGGGCGGCGGCGGGCGTGGTCGCCAGCGCCGCGGTTCCGATCTTCGCTACATCATGGATCTCGATCTCGAAGAGGCCGTGTTCGGCGTCGAGAAGAAGATCGAGATTCCCACGCAGGTGAACTGCCAGCACTGCAATGGCACCGGCTCCGACGACGGCAAGACCGTCACCTGCAAGACCTGCGCAGGCCATGGCCGCGTGCGCATGCAGAACGGCATCTTTTCCATCCAGCAGGCGTGCCCGCATTGCGGCGGCAGTGGCCAGACCATCGAGAAGCCCTGCAAGGAGTGCGACGGCGAAGGCCTGTTGCAGGAAACCCGCACGCTGTCGGTGAACATTCCGGCGGGCGTGGACAACGGCGATCGCATCCGCCTTACCGGCCAGGGCGAAGCCGGCCCCGGCGGCGCCGAGGCGGGCGATCTCTACGTGGAGGTGCGCGTGCGCGAGCACGCCATCTTCCAGCGCGAAGGCAACGACCTGCATTGCGAATTGCCGATTCGTTTCTCTCAGGCGGCGCTGGGTGCCGAGCTGCAGGTGCCGACGCTGGAAGGCGAAGTGCCGATCAGCATTCCGCCGGAAACGCAGACCGGGCAGATGTTCCGCCTGCGCGGGCGCGGCGTGAAGTCGGTGCGCAGCAATCGCACGGGCGACCTGATCTGCCGAATCGTGGTGGAAACGCCGGTGCGCCTCACCAAGCAGCAGCGCGACCTGTTCGAACAGCTCGAAGCCACCTTCGCTGGTGGCGAAGCGGACAAGCACACGCCGCGCGCCAAGACCTGGGTCGATGGCGTGAAGCAGTTCTGGTCGCGCGTCACCTCGTAA
- the dnaK gene encoding molecular chaperone DnaK, giving the protein MGKIIGIDLGTTNSCVAVMDGTTAKVIENAEGDRTTPSIVAFTKDNEVLVGAPAKRQSVTNPKNTFYAVKRLIGRKFTDAEVQKDLHIVPYGIVAHENGDAWVQTADGKKMAPQEISAKVLMKMKKTAEDYLGEPVTEAVITVPAYFNDSQRQATKDAGRIAGLEVKRIINEPTAAALAFGLDKKGGDRKIAVYDLGGGTFDVSIIEIADVDGEKQFEVLSTNGDTFLGGEDFDMRVIDYLVEEFKKDQGMDLRKDVLALQRLKEAAEKAKIELSSSQQTEINLPYITADASGPKHLNLKITRAKLEALVEDLVERTIEPCRTALNDAGLRVSDINEVILVGGQTRMPKVQESVKDFFGKEPRKDVNPDEAVAVGAAIQGRVLSGAAKDVLLLDVTPLSLGIETMGGVMTKLIEKNTTVPTKASQVFSTADDNQTAVTVHVLQGERERASANKSLGKFDLQGIDAAPRGMPQIEVTFDIDANGILHVSAKDKKTGKEQKIEIKAGSGLSEEEINRMVADAEANKEEDKKFHELVGARNKADQLVHATRSALKEHGGKVPADQLSSIEGALSDLEKVKDGDDKAAIESKIEKLEQVAQALYAAAQGGAQPDAGAQAGGQQQGSAAHDDVVDAEFTEVKDDKK; this is encoded by the coding sequence ATGGGTAAAATCATTGGTATCGACCTGGGCACGACCAACTCGTGCGTTGCCGTGATGGACGGCACCACCGCCAAGGTCATCGAGAACGCCGAAGGCGATCGCACCACGCCGTCGATCGTCGCCTTCACCAAGGACAACGAAGTCCTCGTGGGCGCGCCGGCCAAGCGCCAAAGCGTGACCAACCCCAAGAACACCTTCTACGCGGTGAAGCGCCTCATCGGCCGCAAGTTCACCGACGCGGAAGTGCAGAAAGACCTGCACATCGTGCCCTACGGCATCGTTGCCCATGAAAACGGCGACGCCTGGGTGCAGACGGCCGACGGCAAGAAGATGGCTCCGCAGGAGATCTCGGCCAAGGTCCTCATGAAGATGAAGAAGACCGCCGAGGACTACCTCGGCGAGCCGGTCACGGAAGCCGTGATCACGGTGCCGGCGTACTTCAACGACAGCCAGCGCCAGGCCACCAAGGACGCCGGCCGCATCGCGGGCCTGGAAGTCAAGCGCATCATCAACGAGCCGACCGCGGCCGCGCTCGCCTTCGGTCTGGACAAGAAGGGCGGTGACCGCAAGATCGCCGTGTACGACCTGGGCGGCGGCACCTTCGACGTGTCGATCATCGAGATCGCGGACGTCGACGGCGAGAAGCAGTTCGAAGTGCTGTCGACCAACGGCGACACTTTCCTGGGTGGCGAAGACTTCGACATGCGCGTCATCGACTACCTCGTCGAGGAATTCAAGAAAGACCAGGGCATGGACCTGCGCAAGGACGTGCTCGCGCTGCAGCGCCTGAAGGAAGCGGCCGAAAAGGCGAAGATCGAGCTGTCGTCGAGCCAGCAGACCGAAATCAACCTGCCGTACATCACGGCCGACGCATCGGGTCCGAAGCACCTGAACCTCAAGATCACGCGCGCCAAGCTCGAAGCGCTGGTCGAAGACCTGGTCGAGCGCACCATCGAGCCGTGCCGCACCGCGTTGAATGACGCCGGCCTGCGCGTGTCCGACATCAACGAGGTGATCCTCGTCGGTGGCCAGACCCGCATGCCCAAGGTGCAGGAGTCGGTGAAGGACTTCTTTGGCAAGGAGCCACGCAAGGACGTCAACCCGGACGAAGCCGTCGCCGTCGGCGCGGCGATCCAGGGCCGGGTGCTGTCCGGCGCGGCGAAGGACGTGCTGCTGCTCGACGTGACCCCGCTGTCGCTCGGCATCGAGACGATGGGCGGCGTGATGACCAAGCTGATCGAAAAGAACACCACCGTGCCGACCAAGGCCTCGCAGGTGTTCTCCACCGCCGACGACAACCAGACCGCCGTGACCGTGCACGTGCTGCAGGGTGAGCGCGAGCGCGCCAGCGCCAACAAGTCGCTGGGCAAGTTCGACCTGCAGGGCATCGACGCGGCGCCGCGCGGCATGCCGCAGATCGAAGTGACCTTCGACATCGATGCCAACGGCATCCTGCACGTGTCGGCCAAGGACAAGAAGACCGGCAAGGAGCAGAAGATCGAGATCAAGGCCGGTTCGGGCCTGTCCGAGGAAGAGATCAACCGCATGGTGGCCGACGCCGAGGCCAACAAGGAAGAAGACAAGAAGTTCCACGAGCTCGTCGGCGCCCGCAACAAGGCCGACCAGCTGGTGCACGCCACCCGCAGCGCGCTCAAGGAGCACGGCGGCAAGGTGCCGGCCGACCAGCTGAGCTCGATCGAAGGCGCGCTTTCCGACCTCGAGAAGGTCAAGGACGGCGACGACAAGGCGGCCATCGAGTCCAAGATCGAGAAGCTCGAGCAGGTGGCGCAGGCGCTTTACGCCGCCGCCCAGGGTGGTGCCCAGCCGGATGCCGGCGCCCAGGCGGGCGGGCAGCAGCAGGGTTCGGCAGCCCACGACGACGTGGTCGATGCCGAGTTCACTGAAGTCAAGGACGACAAGAAGTAA
- the grpE gene encoding nucleotide exchange factor GrpE: MQNNDPTTSNAAQGAGGQGEAPNAELEALKARIAELEASNVELRDTVLREKAEIENQRRRLHRDVEQARRFANEKLLNELLPVYDGLERGLQVEGGDVASVREGIALTLKSLLKIAENNGLVQVDPVGQPLDPEKHHAVSMVDAPGAAPNTVVSVLQKGYVLNDRLLRPALVAVAKE, from the coding sequence ATGCAGAACAACGATCCAACGACGTCGAACGCGGCGCAGGGCGCCGGCGGACAGGGCGAAGCCCCCAACGCCGAACTGGAGGCACTGAAGGCGCGCATCGCGGAGCTGGAAGCCAGCAACGTGGAGCTGCGCGACACCGTGCTGCGCGAGAAGGCCGAGATCGAGAACCAGCGTCGCCGCCTGCATCGCGATGTGGAACAGGCGCGCCGCTTCGCCAACGAGAAGCTGCTGAACGAGCTGCTGCCGGTGTACGACGGACTCGAGCGTGGCCTGCAGGTGGAAGGTGGTGACGTGGCCAGCGTGCGCGAAGGCATCGCCCTCACGCTCAAGTCGTTGCTGAAGATCGCCGAGAACAACGGCCTGGTCCAGGTCGATCCGGTCGGCCAGCCACTGGATCCGGAGAAGCACCACGCGGTGAGCATGGTGGATGCCCCCGGCGCGGCGCCGAACACGGTGGTCAGCGTGCTGCAGAAGGGTTATGTGCTGAATGATCGACTGTTGCGTCCCGCTCTGGTGGCGGTCGCGAAGGAATGA
- the hrcA gene encoding heat-inducible transcriptional repressor HrcA, which translates to MPAADLDARARRLLRTLIAQYLADGEPVGSRTLSRSSGLDVSPATIRNIMADLEDAGLVASPHTSAGRVPTPRGLRLFVDSLIELQPLPMDEMARLRRELPPGPTTTRDLLGNVSTLLSAMTRFAGVVTVPRQADFPLRHIDFVALPDARVLVILVFSDNQVQNRIVQLAKPLDGRELEQAANYLNSQFAGLRLDDIRAHLLRELREASSELRQLLSSAVELAAASFAPGGESDDVLVSGQTNLMGYSELANLERLRELFEAFQKKNELLQLMEVCAKAPGVRLFIGEESGFAALDGCSVVTASYGAQGRVLGAVGVIGPTRMAYERVIPVVQATAGLLSDALNRVATTL; encoded by the coding sequence ATGCCCGCCGCCGATCTCGATGCCCGCGCACGCCGCCTGTTGCGCACATTGATTGCCCAATACCTCGCCGACGGCGAGCCCGTGGGGTCGCGCACGCTGTCGCGCTCCTCCGGCCTGGACGTCAGTCCGGCCACCATCCGCAACATCATGGCCGACCTCGAAGACGCCGGCCTGGTCGCCTCGCCGCATACCTCGGCCGGCCGCGTGCCGACGCCCCGTGGCCTGCGCCTGTTCGTGGACAGCCTGATCGAATTGCAGCCGCTGCCGATGGACGAGATGGCCCGCCTGCGCCGCGAACTGCCGCCCGGGCCCACCACCACCCGCGACCTGCTGGGCAATGTCTCGACCCTGCTGTCGGCGATGACCCGCTTCGCCGGCGTGGTCACGGTGCCGCGGCAGGCTGATTTCCCGCTGCGCCATATTGATTTCGTGGCGCTGCCCGATGCCCGCGTGCTGGTGATCCTGGTGTTCTCGGACAACCAGGTGCAGAACCGCATCGTGCAGTTGGCCAAGCCGCTGGACGGCCGCGAACTGGAGCAGGCCGCCAACTACCTCAACAGCCAGTTCGCCGGGCTGCGCCTAGACGACATCCGCGCCCACTTGCTGCGGGAACTGCGCGAGGCCAGCAGCGAGCTGCGTCAGCTGCTGTCGAGCGCGGTCGAGCTGGCGGCGGCCTCGTTCGCGCCCGGGGGCGAGAGCGACGACGTGCTGGTCAGCGGCCAGACCAACCTCATGGGGTATTCGGAGCTGGCCAACCTGGAGCGCCTGCGCGAGCTGTTCGAGGCCTTCCAGAAGAAAAACGAGCTGCTGCAGCTGATGGAGGTCTGTGCCAAGGCCCCTGGTGTTCGTCTGTTCATCGGCGAGGAGTCGGGTTTTGCCGCCCTCGACGGCTGCAGTGTGGTCACCGCCAGCTATGGCGCCCAGGGGCGCGTGCTGGGGGCTGTCGGGGTGATCGGGCCGACCCGGATGGCCTACGAGCGGGTGATCCCGGTGGTCCAGGCCACGGCCGGATTGCTCAGCGACGCCTTGAATCGCGTCGCGACGACCTTATAA